The Punica granatum isolate Tunisia-2019 chromosome 4, ASM765513v2, whole genome shotgun sequence genome has a window encoding:
- the LOC116202271 gene encoding persulfide dioxygenase ETHE1 homolog, mitochondrial-like, with amino-acid sequence MLRISYGLARASLSSWPSLKPRSGPALCGPKSRALWGIRSSSAAAYTTSSSSGGKLLFRQLFEEESYTYTYLLADVSHPDKPAVLIDPVDKTAERDLSLVKELGLKLIYAMNTHVHADHVTGTGLIKMKVPGVKSVISRASNSRADHFIEAGDKICFGDLFLEVRATPGHTLGCVTYVSGDRPGQPQPRMAFTGDALLIRGCGRTDFQGGNSLQLYHSVHSQILTLPKDTLVYPGHDYRGFSVSTVGEEMLYNPRLTKDEETFKKIMENLNLPYPKMIDVAVPANMVCGLQDLSSEAVGAASN; translated from the exons ATGCTTCGAATCAGCTACGGTCTCGCTCGggcctctctctcttcatggCCCTCCCTGAAGCCCCGGAGCGGCCCCGCTCTCTGCGGCCCGAAGTCGCGGGCATTGTGGGGGATTCGGTCCTCCTCCGCCGCCGCTTACACGACTTCGTCTTCCAGTGGCGGGAAGCTCCTGTTCCGTCAGCTGTTCGAGGAGGAGTCCTACACCTACACGTACCTCCTCGCCGACGTCTCCCACCCCGACAAGCCTGCCGTG TTGATTGATCCGGTTGACAAAACAGCAGAGAGGGACCTCTCGTTGGTGAAAGAACTCGGCTTGAAGTTAATTTATGCTATGAACACTCATGTCCATGCTGATCATGTAACTGGGACTGGGTTGATAAAG ATGAAGGTCCCTGGTGTTAAATCTGTCATTTCAAGAGCAAGCAATTCAAGAGCTGATCATTTTATTGAAGCTGGGGACAAGATTTGTTTTGGTGATTTGTTCTTGGAG GTCCGTGCCACACCTGGCCATACATTGGGGTGTGTTACGTATGTTTCAGGGGACAGACCTGGTCAACCTCAACCAAGGATGGCTTTCACAGGAGATGCCTTGCTAATTCGTGGGTGTGGTAGAACAGATTTCCAG GGTGGAAATTCCCTGCAACTTTATCATTCGGTGCATTCACAG ATTTTGACATTGCCCAAGGACACGTTGGTGTATCCTGGTCATGATTATAGGGGATTCTCG GTTAGTACTGTGGGGGAGGAGATGCTGTACAATCCTCGGCTCACAAAGGACGAG GAGACATTCAAGAAGATTATGGAAA ATCTGAACCTACCATATCCAAAGATGATTGATGTGGCTGTCCCTGCAAATATGGTCTGTGGGTTGCAAGACCTCTCCTCGGAGGCAGTCGGAGCTGCATCTAACTAG
- the LOC116202270 gene encoding aspartyl protease family protein 2-like — MFRTTTAHHRHLIICMACKILCLSLLLLLYLLLRSFEETGGSAIAGEHRIRGTNQIRTPRFKAIKQNEEKNNQFSVTPRRKKPNDRPELWPHWHKGLLPYAGHPGLLTATVTPGVNLGMNEYLVDVLIGTPPKRRSLILDTGSDLTWIQCAPCRDCFDQREPYFDPRRSNSFQNISCHDTRCRLVKSPPDLSRPCDANDSTQTCPYYYNYGDSSHTTGDFAAETFTFNLTSATGNSEFVRVKNLIFGCGHRNRVNFRGASGMLGLGRGPLSFSTQLQYLYGNAFSYCLVDSNAGRNATSKLVFGSSRNLSGHRPMNFTSFVTKRPNLDETFYYLQIESVSVGGEVLTIPKETWEVSPDGSGGTVIDSGATLSFFIEPAYEIIREAFAKKVRGYPVVEDERFDLCYRASGKEELDMPEFRIAFDDGAEWNFPAENVFMRFEPEGIVCLAILRIDNDWFSIIGNYQQKNFHVLYDRGESRLGFTTMRCADV; from the coding sequence ATGTTCCGAACGACGACAGCCCACCATCGTCATCTTATCATATGTATGGCATGTAAAATCTTATGTCTCTCATTGCTTCTTCTCCTCTACCTCCTCCTCCGCTCCTTCGAGGAGACCGGTGGTTCTGCCATCGCAGGCGAGCATCGCATCAGAGGCACGAACCAGATTCGGACTCCTCGTTTCAAGGCAATCAAGCAGAACGAAGAAAAGAATAATCAGTTTTCGGTTACTCCGAGGCGAAAGAAACCGAACGACAGGCCGGAGCTATGGCCCCACTGGCACAAGGGTCTTCTACCTTACGCCGGGCACCCAGGCCTGCTAACTGCGACAGTGACTCCCGGTGTCAACCTCGGGATGAATGAGTACCTGGTGGACGTCCTCATCGGTACTCCTCCAAAGCGCCGGTCGCTGATTCTCGATACCGGGAGCGACCTCACTTGGATTCAGTGCGCTCCTTGCCGGGACTGCTTCGATCAGAGAGAGCCTTACTTCGATCCTCGGCGGTCGAATTCTTTCCAGAACATAAGCTGCCATGATACGAGGTGCCGTTTGGTCAAGTCGCCTCCTGATCTTTCCCGGCCTTGTGATGCTAATGATTCTACACAGACGTGCCCTTATTACTACAATTATGGGGACAGCTCCCACACGACCGGGGACTTTGCCGCTGAGACCTTCACGTTCAACCTCACCTCCGCGACCGGGAACTCTGAGTTCGTAAGGGTGAAGAATCTTATCTTCGGATGTGGCCATCGGAACAGAGTTAATTTCCGAGGGGCCTCCGGAATGCTAGGACTAGGGAGAGGCCCGCTCTCGTTTTCCACACAGCTCCAGTATCTCTACGGTAACGCCTTCTCCTACTGCCTCGTCGACTCGAATGCAGGGAGAAATGCCACGAGCAAGCTGGTCTTCGGGTCGAGCCGGAACCTCTCGGGACACCGGCCGATGAACTTCACCTCATTCGTAACTAAAAGGCCGAATCTCGATGAGACGTTTTACTATCTCCAGATAGAGTCGGTCTCGGTGGGAGGGGAAGTCCTAACCATACCAAAGGAGACATGGGAGGTGTCCCCCGATGGGTCGGGTGGTACAGTCATAGATTCCGGGGCCACGCTCAGCTTTTTCATCGAACCGGCTTATGAGATCATCAGGGAGGCGTTTGCAAAGAAGGTGAGAGGTTATCCGGTCGTTGAAGATGAGAGGTTCGACCTATGTTACAGGGCATCTGGCAAGGAAGAACTGGACATGCCCGAGTTCCGGATTGCGTTTGATGATGGAGCTGAGTGGAACTTCCCAGCCGAGAATGTCTTCATGCGATTCGAGCCCGAAGGGATCGTGTGCCTAGCAATATTGAGGATCGATAACGATTGGTTCTCGATCATTGGGAACTACCAGCAAAAGAATTTTCATGTGCTGTATGACCGAGGAGAATCGAGGCTTGGATTCACTACCATGAGATGTGCTGACGTTTGA
- the LOC116202272 gene encoding protein VACUOLELESS1-like has protein sequence MANVSVAVEWQLLYNRYYRKPEPYPMRWKHIDLSRNKAACAPFGGQIAVIRDDSKIVCDPEVGIPLSIKQYKEVAFLLWKESWELSKNPMASKGSPLHGPRIKLIEKSQGLFSESKEHNFESKAAEEHAKLLRIQHELEVSTKQAIFVDSSISDTIRTCIVLGNHRAAMKVRTEFKVSEKRWYWLKVFSLATIRDWDALEKFSKEKRPPIGYRPFVEACIDADEKGEAVK, from the exons ATGGCGAACGTGTCAGTGGCGGTGGAGTGGCAGCTCCTGTACAATCGGTACTACCGGAAGCCGGAGCCGTACCCTATGCGATGGAAGCACATCGATCTGAGCCGCAACAAGGCAGCCTGCGCGCCCTTCGGCGGACAGATCGCCGTGATCCGGGACGACTCCAAGATCGTCTGTGATCCCGAAGTTGGAATCCCTCTTAGCATTAAGCAATATAAG GAGGTGGCTTTCCTtctgtggaaggaatcatggGAGCTAAGTAAGAATCCGATGGCAAGCAAAGGGTCTCCACTTCATGGTCCGCGCATTAAACTTATTGAGAAGTCTCAAGGTCTCTTTTCAGAGAGCAAGGAACATAATTTCGAATCCAAGGCTGCGGAAGAGCATGCAAAATTGTTGAG AATACAGCATGAGTTGGAAGTGTCTACCAAGCAGGCCATTTTTGTTGACTCCAGCATCAGTGACACAATCCGCACATGTATTGTATTGGGAAATCATAGGGCTGCAATGAAAGTGCGAACTGAATTTAAG GTCTCTGAGAAGAGATGGTATTGGCTAAAAGTATTTTCTTTGGCAACAATCAGAGATTGGGATGCACTAGAGAAGTTCTCAAAGGAGAAGCGGCCGCCTATTG GCTACCGTCCATTTGTGGAGGCTTGCATTGATGCCGATGAGAAAGGAGAAGCTGTTAAGTAA
- the LOC116204355 gene encoding aspartic proteinase nepenthesin-2-like, whose amino-acid sequence MLGLGRCPLSFSTQLQYLYGNAFSYCLVDPNAGRNATSKLVFGSRQNLLGRQPMNFTSFVAKRPNPDETFYYLQIEPVSIIKEAFAKKVRGYPVVEDERFGLRYGASGKEELDMPEFRITFDDGAEWNFPAENVFIRFQPEGIVCLAILRIDNDRFSIIGNYQQKNFHVLYDAEESRLGFTAEMCRPLTYCLSINSLYLIFSPEVFFY is encoded by the exons ATGCTAGGACTAGGAAGATGCCCGCTCTCGTTTTCCACACAGCTCCAGTATCTCTACGGAAACGCTTTTTCCTACTGCCTCGTCGACCCGAATGCAGGGAGAAATGCCACGAGCAAGCTGGTCTTCGGGTCGAGGCAGAACCTCTTGGGACGCCAGCCGATGAACTTCACCTCATTTGTGGCTAAAAGGCCGAATCCCGATGAGACGTTTTACTATCTCCAGATAGAGCCGGTCTCG ATCATCAAGGAGGCGTTTGCAAAGAAGGTGAGAGGTTATCCAGTCGTTGAAGATGAGAGGTTCGGCCTACGTTACGGGGCATCTGGCAAGGAAGAACTGGACATGCCCGAGTTCCGGATCACATTTGATGATGGAGCTGAGTGGAACTTCCCAGCCGAGAATGTCTTCATACGATTCCAGCCCGAAGGGATTGTGTGCCTAGCAATATTGAGGATCGATAACGATCGATTCTCGATTATTGGAAACTACCAGCAAAAGAATTTTCATGTGCTGTATGACGCAGAAGAATCGAGGCTTGGATTCACCGCCGAGATGTGCCGACCTTTGACTTACTGTTTGTCTATCAATTCcttgtatttaatttttagcCCAGAAGTATTCTTTTATTAA
- the LOC116202268 gene encoding protein VACUOLELESS1 has protein sequence MANVSVAAEWQLLYNRYYRKPELYPMRWKHIDLSRNKVACAPFGGPIAVIRDDSKIVQLYAESALRKLRIFNSAGVQISETVWKHPGGRLIGMAWTDDQTLACLVQDGTIFRYNIHAELVEPSISMGKECFEQNVVDSVFWANGVVCLTESQRIFCVADFKNPKPHELAEPGLEDSAPLCMAVIEPQYVMSGNVEVLLGVTEGGLVVVEEDSVQRVETVGGEVLGPLQKLAVSGDGKWLAAFTHDGQLLVMPTDFSEIKFACNCESALPPEQLAWCGMDSVVLYWDDMLLMVGPIGEPVRYLYDEPVILIPECDGVRILSNSSMEFLQRVPDSTVSIFKIGSTSPAALLYDALDHFDRRSAKADENLRLIRSSLPEAVETCIDAAGHEFDVSRQRTLLRAASYGQAFCSHFQRDRIQEMCKTLRVLNAVRSSEVGIPLSIKQYKLLTPSVLIARLINAHQHLLALRISEYLGLNQEVVIMHWSCSKITASLAIPDATLLEILLDKLRLCKGISYAAVAAHADKNGRRKLAAMLVEHEPRSSKQVPLLLSIGEEDTALAKATESGDTDLVYLVLFHIWQKRPALEFFGTIQAKPLARDLFITYSRCYKHEFLKDFFLSTGQLNEVAFLLWKESWELSKNPMASKGSPLHGPRIKLIEKSQGLFSETKEHNFESKAAEEHAKLLRIQHELEVSTKQAIFVDSSISDTIRTCIVLGNHRAAMKVRTEFKVSEKRWYWLKVFALATIRDWDALEKFSKEKRPPIGFRPFVEACIDADEKGEALKYIPKLADPRERAESYARIGMAKEAADAASQAKDGELLGRLKLTLSQNTSASSLFDTLRSSFQGVS, from the exons ATGGCGAACGTGTCAGTGGCGGCGGAGTGGCAGCTCCTCTACAACCGGTACTACCGGAAGCCGGAGCTGTACCCTATGCGATGGAAGCACATCGATCTGAGCCGCAACAAGGTAGCCTGCGCCCCCTTCGGCGGACCCATCGCCGTGATCCGGGACGACTCCAAGATCGTCCAGCTCTACGCCGAGTCCGCCCTCCGCAAACTCCGAATCTTCAACTCCGCCGGCGTTCAGATCTCCGAGACCGTCTGGAAGCACCCGGGCGGCCGGTTGATCGGCATGGCGTGGACGGATGACCAAACCCTAGCATGCCTCGTCCAGGATGGCACTATCTTCCGCTACAACATCCACGCCGAGCTCGTCGAGCCGAGCATTTCGATGGGGAAGGAGTGCTTCGAGCAGAACGTGGTTGATTCCGTCTTCTGGGCCAACGGGGTGGTGTGCCTCACGGAGTCTCAAAGAATCTTCTGCGTGGCGGACTTTAAGAACCCGAAGCCACATGAGCTAGCGGAACCAGGATTGGAGGACTCCGCGCCGCTCTGCATGGCAGTGATCGAGCCTCAGTACGTGATGTCGGGGAATGTGGAGGTGCTGCTCGGGGTGACAGAGGGGGGGCTGGTAGTGGTAGAGGAGGACTCCGTGCAGAGAGTGGAGACCGTGGGAGGAGAAGTGCTGGGGCCCCTGCAGAAGCTGGCTGTTTCCGGTGATGGGAAGTGGCTGGCAGCATTCACACATGATGGGCAGCTGTTGGTTATGCCCACTGACTTTTCTGAGATCAAGTTTGCGTGCAATTGCGAG TCCGCCCTTCCTCCAGAGCAGCTAGCTTGGTGTGGAATGGACAGTGTTGTACTTTATTGGGATGACATGCTTTTAATGGTGGGTCCTATTGGTGAACCAGTGCGGTACCTCTATGATGAACCAGTCATTCTTATTCCAGAGTGTGATGGAGTGAGAATACTATCTAACAGTAGTATGGAGTTTCTACAACGGGTTCCTGATTCCACTGTATCTATATTCAAAATTGGGAGCACGTCCCCAGCTGCTTTACTCTATGATGCTTTGGATCACTTTGACAGAAGAAGTGCAAAG GCAGATGAGAACCTCAGGTTGATAAGATCTTCCTTGCCTGAGGCTGTTGAAACTTGTATTGATGCTGCTGGTCATGAGTTTGATGTTTCACGTCAGAGGACACTGTTAAGAGCAGCCAGCTATGGGCAAGCCTTTTGCAG TCACTTTCAACGCGATCGTATACAAGAGATGTGTAAAACCTTGAGGGTCTTGAACGCTGTGCGCAGCAGCGAAGTTGGAATCCCTCTTAGCATTAAGCAATATAAG TTACTTACGCCATCAGTTTTGATTGCTCGTCTGATCAATGCTCACCAACACCTTCTTGCTTTACGGATTTCAGAGTACCTGGGACTTAACCAG GAGGTGGTGATAATGCATTGGTCATGTTCAAAGATAACAGCTTCTTTGGCAATTCCAGATGCAACTCTTTTAGAAATCTTACTTGACAAG CTGAGACTATGTAAAGGAATATCATATGCAGCAGTTGCTGCTCATGCTGATAAGAATGGCAGAAGGAAGTTGGCTGCCATGCTTGTTGAACATGAGCCACGATCATCTAAACAG GTTCCTCTTCTGTTGAGTATAGGAGAAGAAGACACAGCATTAGCAAAAGCCACTGAAAGTGGTGATACTGACCTTGTTTATCTCGTCCTATTTCATATCTGGCAGAAG AGGCCTGCCCTAGAATTTTTTGGAACAATACAAGCCAAACCCCTTGCACGTGATTTGTTCATCACATATTCCAG ATGTTATAAGCATGAATTCTTGAAGGACTTCTTTCTTTCAACTGGACAACTTAAT GAGGTGGCTTTCCTtctgtggaaggaatcatggGAGCTAAGTAAGAATCCGATGGCAAGCAAAGGGTCTCCACTTCATGGTCCGCGCATTAAACTTATTGAGAAGTCTCAAGGTCTCTTTTCAGAGACCAAGGAACATAATTTCGAATCCAAGGCTGCGGAAGAGCATGCAAAATTGTTGAG AATACAGCATGAGTTGGAAGTGTCTACCAAGCAGGCCATTTTTGTTGACTCCAGCATCAGTGACACAATCCGCACATGTATTGTATTGGGAAATCATAGGGCTGCAATGAAAGTGCGAACTGAATTTAAG GTCTCTGAGAAGAGATGGTATTGGCTAAAAGTATTTGCTTTGGCAACAATCAGAGATTGGGATGCACTAGAGAAGTTCTCAAAGGAGAAGCGGCCGCCCATTG GCTTCCGTCCATTTGTGGAGGCTTGCATTGATGCTGATGAGAAAGGAGAAGCTCTGAAGTACATTCCAAAACTTGCAGATCCCCGAGAAAGAGCTGAG TCCTACGCTAGAATTGGGATGGCCAAGGAAGCTGCTGACGCAGCATCTCAAGCGAAAGATGGAGAGCTGCTTGGTCGATTGAAGCTGACTCTCTCACAGAATACATCAGCATCGTCCCTATTCGACACTCTTCGGTCGTCCTTCCAAGGTGTTTCATAG